The following proteins are co-located in the Apium graveolens cultivar Ventura chromosome 5, ASM990537v1, whole genome shotgun sequence genome:
- the LOC141659827 gene encoding uncharacterized protein LOC141659827 — translation MNNPEFGWCEPLSHHIFCSRHLATNFGKEFKKGLKDSIVPLCSQLTCPKFSRHWNALVAVEPRVEEWFADKPLSRWTLAFDDGKMFGIMTTNMAESWNNAIKVARKLPITALVKTIFHKVVAYFDQRRLEVEKQCVDGNLFTLHANKMLNRWKERASGHHVNVFDRDTWVFTVTTLKRGQKGGNEHIVRLMENICTCNKWQTFHIPCSHVLACCANQNLDYTTLVSKWYRLDNARNVYGSAFEPLPDEDRWPLFDTFPKVVPDAENIPKKPGRIKST, via the coding sequence ATGAATAATCCGGAGTTTGGGTGGTGTGAACCACTTAGTCATCACATATTCTGCTCTAGACACCTAGCTACAAATTTTGGGAAGGAGTTCAAAAAGGGATTGAAGGATAGCATTGTTCCATTGTGTAGCCAACTTACATGTCCTAAATTTTCTAGGCATTGGAATGCATTGGTAGCTGTAGAGCCAAGAGTAGAAGAATGGTTTGCTGATAAACCATTGAGTCGTTGGACTTTGGCTTTTGACGACGGTAAAATGTTTGGGATTATGACAACTAATATGGCTGAAAGTTGGAATAATGCTATCAAGGTGGCAAGAAAACTCCCTATCACTGCATTAGTCAAGACTATATTTCACAAGGTGGTTGCTTACTTTGATCAGCGGCGATTGGAAGTAGAGAAGCAATGTGTTGATGGCAATCTATTCACTCTTCATGCCAACAAAATGCTTAATAGATGGAAGGAACGTGCAAGTGGCCATCATGTGAATGTATTTGATCGTGACACTTGGGTGTTCACCGTGACTACATTAAAGCGTGGCCAGAAAGGAGGAAATGAACACATTGTTCGCTTAATGGAAAACATATGCACTTGTAACAAATGGCAAACATTCCATATTCCATGCTCTCATGTGCTAGCTTGTTGTGCCAACCAAAATTTAGATTACACGACTTTGGTAAGTAAGTGGTATAGGCTAGACAATGCAAGAAATGTATATGGAAGTGCATTTGAGCCATTGCCGGATGAGGATAGATGGCCTTTATTTGATACATTTCCCAAAGTGGTGCCCGATGCTGAGAACATTCCTAAAAAACCGGGACGAATAAAGTCAACATGA